From a region of the Colias croceus chromosome 30, ilColCroc2.1 genome:
- the LOC123704763 gene encoding regulator of G-protein signaling 7-like isoform X1 has product MVTMNTNEKTAQKACQQGPSRDVTKCGKEADNDKKDKKDKDMIANLPPSVQALMSTIPSPEESPNYLAYKKMEAIVEKMQDENTGVPVRTVKSFMSKIPSVFTGSDLVAWLARHLNIEETWEALHLAHLLAAHGYLFPIDDHCLTVKNDNTYYRFQTPYFWPSNQWEPENTDYAVYLCKRTMQNKARLELADYEAESLARLQKMFSRKWEFIFMQAEAQSKVDKKRDKLERKVLDSQERAFWDVHRPMPGCVNTTELDPKKLSRVNALKQKRLQQCQEIILQHNLKNNPIVTITNAQESEEAIQKSADAVKENGETSKSEQPIEESIDSQIEAAKRQVAVLKARLERRNVRVSKVAEMFISYCEQYSEYDSFLTPPEWPNPWISDTTELWDQEKQCKEPLPLRRVRRWSFSLRELLRDPPGREHFERFLSKEFSGENLKFYLAVQELKCLPIRRVASRAKEIWKEFLDCNAPNPVNIDAASRELTRVKVESGIADRYCFDQAQAHVYHLMKSDSYSRYLRSEMYKDYLNGSKKKTSVKGIRSIVSFTGRKETSTN; this is encoded by the exons atggttACGATGAACACAAACGAGAAGACGGCACAGAAGGCCTGTCAACAGGGGCCTTCAAG AGACGTGACAAAATGCGGGAAAGAAGCCGACAATGACAAAAAAGACAAGAAAGATAAGGACATGATAGCCAACCTGCCACCGAGTGTTCAAGCTCTGATGTCCACTATACCATCGCCGGAGGAATCTCCCAATTATTTGGCTTATAAAAAG ATGGAGGCCATAGTGGAAAAGATGCAAGATGAAAATACAGGTGTTCCTGTAAGAACTGTTAAGAGCTTTATGAGCAAGATACCCTCT GTATTCACCGGGTCAGATCTCGTTGCATGGCTCGCAAGACATTTAAATATAGAAGAGACATGGGAAGCGCTACATTTAGCACATTTGTTAGCGGCCCATGGCTATCTCTTTCCTATAGACGATCATTGTTTGACTGTGAAAAAcgataatacttattatag ATTCCAAACGCCATATTTCTGGCCTTCAAACCAGTGGGAGCCAGAAAATACTGATTAtg CGGTGTATCTGTGCAAGCGAACGATGCAGAACAAAGCTCGCTTGGAACTAGCGGACTATGAGGCGGAGTCCTTAGCTCGCTTGCAGAAGATGTTCAGCAGAAAATGGGAGTTTATTTTCATGCAAGCTGAAGCGCAGAGTAAG GTGGACAAAAAACGTGATAAACTCGAGCGCAAAGTTCTCGACAGTCAAGAGAGAGCGTTCTGGGATGTGCATCGACCtatg CCGGGCTGCGTCAACACAACAGAATTGGATCCGAAAAAACTATCACGGGTGAATGCTTTAAAGCAGAAAAGGTTACAGCAGTGTCAAGAAATTATATTACAGCATAACTTgaag aacaATCCAATAGTAACAATAACGAACGCCCAAGAGAGTGAAGAGGCAATACAAAAAAGCGCAGATGCTGTTAAAGAGAATG gTGAAACATCAAAATCAGAGCAACCAATAGAAGAATCTATCGACTCACAGATAGAGGCAGCCAAACGGCAAGTGGCTGTTTTAAAAGCGAGACTCGAAAGAAGGAACGTTAGAGTCAGTAAGGTTGCTGAGAT gttCATATCGTACTGCGAACAATATTCAGAATACGATTCGTTCCTAACTCCACCAGAATGGCCGAACCCCTGGATCAGTGATACCACAGAACTGTGGGATCAGGAAAAACAGTG CAAAGAGCCCCTCCCACTACGCCGTGTGCGACGTTGGTCGTTCTCTCTTAGAGAACTCCTACGAGATCCTCCGGGAAGAGAGCACTTCGAGAGATTCCTTAGCAAGGAGTTCAGTGGGGAGAATCTTAA ATTTTACCTAGCAGTCCAAGAATTAAAATGTCTGCCCATACGTCGCGTGGCCTCTAGAGCCAAAGAGATATGGAAGGAGTTCCTAGACTGCAACGCGCCAAACCCCGTCAATATAGACGCGGCCAGCAG GGAATTGACAAGAGTCAAAGTGGAGTCTGGTATAGCAGACCGGTATTGCTTCGATCAAGCGCag GCCCATGTATACCATCTTATGAAGTCTGACAGTTATTCAAGATATCTTCGTTCGGAAATGTATAAAGACTATCTCAATGGATCCAagaaaaag ACATCTGTAAAGGGGATACGATCTATCGTGTCGTTCACCGGTCGTAAGGAGACTTCTACAAACTAA
- the LOC123704763 gene encoding regulator of G-protein signaling 7-like isoform X2 translates to MVTMNTNEKTAQKACQQGPSRDVTKCGKEADNDKKDKKDKDMIANLPPSVQALMSTIPSPEESPNYLAYKKMEAIVEKMQDENTGVPVRTVKSFMSKIPSVFTGSDLVAWLARHLNIEETWEALHLAHLLAAHGYLFPIDDHCLTVKNDNTYYRFQTPYFWPSNQWEPENTDYAVYLCKRTMQNKARLELADYEAESLARLQKMFSRKWEFIFMQAEAQSKVDKKRDKLERKVLDSQERAFWDVHRPMPGCVNTTELDPKKLSRVNALKQKRLQQCQEIILQHNLKNNPIVTITNAQESEEAIQKSADAVKENGETSKSEQPIEESIDSQIEAAKRQVAVLKARLERRNVRVSKVAEMFISYCEQYSEYDSFLTPPEWPNPWISDTTELWDQEKQCKEPLPLRRVRRWSFSLRELLRDPPGREHFERFLSKEFSGENLKFYLAVQELKCLPIRRVASRAKEIWKEFLDCNAPNPVNIDAASRELTRVKVESGIADRYCFDQAQAHVYHLMKSDSYSRYLRSEMYKDYLNGSKKKTSVKGIRSIVSFTGRKETSTN, encoded by the exons atggttACGATGAACACAAACGAGAAGACGGCACAGAAGGCCTGTCAACAGGGGCCTTCAAG AGACGTGACAAAATGCGGGAAAGAAGCCGACAATGACAAAAAAGACAAGAAAGATAAGGACATGATAGCCAACCTGCCACCGAGTGTTCAAGCTCTGATGTCCACTATACCATCGCCGGAGGAATCTCCCAATTATTTGGCTTATAAAAAG ATGGAGGCCATAGTGGAAAAGATGCAAGATGAAAATACAGGTGTTCCTGTAAGAACTGTTAAGAGCTTTATGAGCAAGATACCCTCT GTATTCACCGGGTCAGATCTCGTTGCATGGCTCGCAAGACATTTAAATATAGAAGAGACATGGGAAGCGCTACATTTAGCACATTTGTTAGCGGCCCATGGCTATCTCTTTCCTATAGACGATCATTGTTTGACTGTGAAAAAcgataatacttattatag ATTCCAAACGCCATATTTCTGGCCTTCAAACCAGTGGGAGCCAGAAAATACTGATTAtg CGGTGTATCTGTGCAAGCGAACGATGCAGAACAAAGCTCGCTTGGAACTAGCGGACTATGAGGCGGAGTCCTTAGCTCGCTTGCAGAAGATGTTCAGCAGAAAATGGGAGTTTATTTTCATGCAAGCTGAAGCGCAGAGTAAG GTGGACAAAAAACGTGATAAACTCGAGCGCAAAGTTCTCGACAGTCAAGAGAGAGCGTTCTGGGATGTGCATCGACCtatg CCGGGCTGCGTCAACACAACAGAATTGGATCCGAAAAAACTATCACGGGTGAATGCTTTAAAGCAGAAAAGGTTACAGCAGTGTCAAGAAATTATATTACAGCATAACTTgaag aacaATCCAATAGTAACAATAACGAACGCCCAAGAGAGTGAAGAGGCAATACAAAAAAGCGCAGATGCTGTTAAAGAGAATG gTGAAACATCAAAATCAGAGCAACCAATAGAAGAATCTATCGACTCACAGATAGAGGCAGCCAAACGGCAAGTGGCTGTTTTAAAAGCGAGACTCGAAAGAAGGAACGTTAGAGTCAGTAAGGTTGCTGAGAT gttCATATCGTACTGCGAACAATATTCAGAATACGATTCGTTCCTAACTCCACCAGAATGGCCGAACCCCTGGATCAGTGATACCACAGAACTGTGGGATCAGGAAAAACAGTG CAAAGAGCCCCTCCCACTACGCCGTGTGCGACGTTG GTCGTTCTCTCTTAGAGAACTCCTACGAGATCCTCCGGGAAGAGAGCACTTCGAGAGATTCCTCAGCAAGGAGTTCAGTGGGGAGAACCTCAA ATTTTACCTAGCAGTCCAAGAATTAAAATGTCTGCCCATACGTCGCGTGGCCTCTAGAGCCAAAGAGATATGGAAGGAGTTCCTAGACTGCAACGCGCCAAACCCCGTCAATATAGACGCGGCCAGCAG GGAATTGACAAGAGTCAAAGTGGAGTCTGGTATAGCAGACCGGTATTGCTTCGATCAAGCGCag GCCCATGTATACCATCTTATGAAGTCTGACAGTTATTCAAGATATCTTCGTTCGGAAATGTATAAAGACTATCTCAATGGATCCAagaaaaag ACATCTGTAAAGGGGATACGATCTATCGTGTCGTTCACCGGTCGTAAGGAGACTTCTACAAACTAA